The proteins below come from a single Candidatus Methylomirabilota bacterium genomic window:
- a CDS encoding N-acyl homoserine lactonase family protein produces MSVQALYALQNGFMGFEKSGLFFGERSAERVRIPIACYLIKTSDTAILFDTGLSPRAVPGLLRNDSLADFTEADLLVNRLDSVGIEPENVDVVVLSHLHFDHAGGTFLFAKSELVAQQDEYAYASYPAGFFSGYYYKKNFDLPGYRWRLLDGDTEIVPGVTALRSDGHTPGHQSLLIELPQTGPVILAGDCCYWQESIDKEIPPGVVWDPTRAMHSIKRLKTVARLMNGRIFPSHDPVFWASAIKAPDAYR; encoded by the coding sequence ATGTCCGTTCAGGCGCTCTACGCGCTGCAGAACGGCTTCATGGGCTTCGAGAAGAGCGGCCTTTTCTTCGGCGAGCGCTCGGCCGAGAGGGTGCGCATCCCCATCGCCTGCTACCTCATCAAGACCTCGGACACCGCCATCCTCTTCGACACCGGCCTCTCGCCGCGCGCCGTGCCCGGCCTCCTGAGAAACGACTCCCTGGCGGACTTCACGGAAGCCGACCTGCTCGTGAACCGGCTCGACTCGGTCGGAATCGAGCCCGAGAATGTCGATGTGGTGGTGCTCTCACACCTGCATTTCGATCACGCGGGCGGCACCTTCCTCTTCGCGAAGTCGGAGCTCGTGGCTCAGCAGGATGAGTACGCGTATGCCAGTTACCCGGCGGGATTCTTCTCGGGTTATTACTACAAGAAGAACTTCGACCTGCCCGGTTATCGCTGGCGGCTCCTCGACGGCGACACGGAGATCGTGCCCGGCGTCACCGCGCTCCGGAGCGACGGGCACACGCCCGGGCATCAATCGCTCCTGATCGAGCTGCCCCAGACGGGGCCCGTGATCCTCGCCGGCGATTGCTGCTACTGGCAGGAGTCCATCGACAAGGAGATCCCGCCCGGCGTCGTCTGGGACCCGACGCGGGCCATGCACTCCATCAAGCGGCTCAAGACGGTGGCGCGCCTCATGAACGGGCGCATCTTTCCGAGCCATGACCCCGTGTTCTGGGCGTCCGCCATCAAGGCGCCCGACGCGTATCGCTAA
- a CDS encoding metal-dependent transcriptional regulator, with translation METTPAIQDYLGAIYDLAGSDKPVIGARLARHMHISAPSITEALRRMQREGYVRVAGKKEIRLTPKGLDIALTMARRHRLIERWLTDVLGLDWSRAHDEAHRLEHALSPVVEERLATILGMPSTCPHGNPIPGMPEPEAHNPIPLSQAPAGSTFVVERITEEAEADRQLLRFLWESGIRPGSRLTVTEVAPYAGTISVDLEGRIITMGLVASHKIWVYDPQEPAPRRKPARLRAARKAAR, from the coding sequence ATGGAAACGACCCCGGCCATCCAGGATTATCTGGGCGCGATCTACGATCTCGCGGGCAGCGACAAGCCCGTGATCGGCGCGCGGCTCGCCCGGCACATGCACATCTCGGCGCCGTCCATCACCGAGGCCCTGCGGCGCATGCAGCGCGAGGGCTATGTCAGGGTAGCGGGCAAGAAGGAGATCCGGCTCACTCCCAAGGGCCTGGACATCGCCCTCACCATGGCGAGGCGCCACCGGCTCATCGAGCGCTGGCTCACGGACGTGCTCGGGCTCGACTGGTCGCGTGCGCATGATGAAGCCCACCGGCTCGAGCACGCGCTCTCGCCCGTAGTAGAGGAGCGGCTGGCCACCATCCTCGGCATGCCGAGCACCTGCCCCCACGGCAATCCGATCCCGGGCATGCCGGAGCCCGAGGCGCACAACCCCATCCCCCTTTCCCAGGCCCCGGCCGGCTCGACCTTCGTGGTCGAACGCATCACGGAGGAGGCGGAGGCGGATCGCCAGCTCCTGCGCTTCCTCTGGGAGAGCGGCATCCGCCCGGGCAGCCGGCTGACCGTCACCGAGGTGGCGCCCTATGCGGGCACCATCTCCGTGGATCTCGAGGGGCGCATCATCACGATGGGCCTCGTCGCCTCGCACAAGATCTGGGTCTACGATCCGCAAGAGCCGGCGCCGAGGCGCAAGCCCGCGCGCCTCCGCGCTGCCCGCAAAGCCGCCCGATAG
- a CDS encoding acyl-CoA dehydrogenase family protein produces the protein MDFALTEQQELIRKEVAALARTFSLNYWLEKDRKAEYPTEFVKAFADNGWLGLMIPEAYGGAGLGVTEAALMLHEICASGAGTSGASPIHFYCFPPEPVVRYGTDELKNRELPKIVTGETVMAFGVTEPNAGTDTSRIQTRADKKGDRWIVNGRKVWTTNAQHANRILLLARTSDRDPARPLKGMTLFFTEFNRQAIAVRVIEKLGRAAVDSNEIFIDNLEVPEADVVGTVGDGFYHLIDSLNPERIVIGIEAVGIGRAALERAVQYAKERVVFDRPIGKNQAIAHPLALALAQLDAAEMMCLKAAWLFDTGRPCGREANAAKLLAAEAGFQACDAALQTFGGYGYAKEFHVERLWREIRLYKIAPISQQMALNYLSEHVLGLPRSY, from the coding sequence ATGGACTTCGCGCTCACCGAGCAGCAGGAGCTGATCCGCAAGGAGGTCGCCGCCCTGGCCCGGACCTTCTCTCTGAACTACTGGCTCGAGAAGGACAGGAAGGCGGAGTACCCGACGGAGTTCGTCAAGGCCTTCGCCGACAACGGCTGGCTCGGGCTCATGATCCCCGAGGCCTATGGCGGGGCCGGCCTCGGCGTCACCGAGGCTGCTCTCATGCTCCACGAGATCTGCGCCTCGGGGGCCGGCACCTCGGGCGCCTCGCCCATTCACTTCTACTGCTTCCCGCCCGAGCCCGTGGTGCGCTACGGTACGGACGAGCTCAAGAATCGCGAGCTGCCGAAGATCGTGACGGGCGAGACCGTCATGGCCTTCGGCGTCACCGAGCCCAATGCGGGCACCGATACCTCGCGCATCCAGACGCGGGCGGACAAGAAAGGCGATCGCTGGATCGTCAACGGCCGCAAGGTGTGGACCACCAATGCCCAGCACGCCAATCGCATCCTGCTTCTCGCGCGCACGAGCGACCGCGATCCCGCCCGGCCGCTCAAGGGCATGACCCTCTTCTTCACCGAGTTCAACCGCCAGGCCATCGCGGTGCGCGTGATCGAGAAGCTCGGCCGCGCCGCCGTGGACTCCAACGAGATCTTCATCGACAACCTCGAGGTGCCCGAGGCCGACGTGGTGGGCACGGTGGGCGACGGCTTCTATCACCTGATCGACTCCCTCAATCCGGAGCGCATCGTGATCGGCATCGAGGCCGTGGGCATCGGGCGGGCCGCCCTCGAGCGGGCGGTGCAGTACGCCAAGGAGCGCGTCGTCTTCGACCGGCCCATCGGGAAGAACCAGGCCATCGCGCATCCGCTCGCCTTGGCATTGGCCCAGCTCGATGCCGCGGAGATGATGTGCCTCAAGGCGGCCTGGCTCTTCGACACGGGCCGGCCCTGCGGGCGCGAGGCCAATGCCGCCAAGCTCCTGGCCGCGGAGGCGGGCTTTCAGGCCTGCGACGCGGCCCTGCAGACCTTCGGCGGGTATGGCTATGCCAAGGAGTTCCACGTCGAGCGTCTGTGGCGCGAGATCCGTCTCTACAAGATCGCGCCCATCTCGCAGCAGATGGCCCTGAACTACCTCTCCGAGCACGTGCTGGGGCTGCCCCGCTCGTACTGA
- a CDS encoding creatininase family protein, with product MKSSVTGLLLCVLLVWATGALAEAPDTVFLEELTWTEIRDRIQAGETTAIVPIGGTEQNGPHMAVGKHNVRVKVLSDKVARTLGNALVAPVLAYVPEGQVSPPTGHMRFPGTLTVPDDVFQRVVEYAARSLKLHGFRHIVLLGDHGSTQSGQSAVAMRLNREWAATPVRVHAVGEYYRASQDEFHQLLKAKGYRDDELGSHASLADTSLMLAVDPRLVRMDRLRRGTGLAGDGVDGDPRRASAELGRLGVEAIVARTVSAVKTAIARP from the coding sequence ATGAAATCATCAGTGACCGGGCTACTCCTGTGCGTGCTGCTGGTCTGGGCGACAGGCGCGCTCGCTGAGGCGCCGGACACCGTGTTCCTGGAGGAGCTGACCTGGACGGAGATCCGCGATCGGATACAAGCCGGGGAAACGACGGCCATAGTCCCGATCGGAGGGACCGAGCAGAACGGTCCGCACATGGCGGTGGGCAAGCACAACGTGCGGGTGAAGGTGCTCTCCGACAAAGTCGCGCGCACGCTGGGCAACGCTCTGGTGGCGCCCGTGCTCGCCTATGTGCCGGAAGGCCAGGTCAGTCCGCCCACCGGGCACATGAGGTTCCCCGGCACGCTCACCGTGCCCGACGATGTTTTCCAGCGGGTTGTCGAGTACGCGGCGCGGAGTCTCAAGCTTCACGGCTTCCGCCACATCGTGCTCCTGGGCGATCACGGATCCACCCAGTCCGGCCAGAGCGCGGTGGCGATGCGGTTGAACCGGGAATGGGCGGCGACGCCCGTACGGGTCCACGCCGTTGGAGAGTACTATCGAGCGAGCCAGGACGAGTTTCACCAGCTCCTGAAGGCGAAGGGCTATCGGGACGACGAGCTGGGCAGCCACGCCTCCCTCGCGGATACCTCCCTCATGCTCGCCGTCGATCCCCGCCTGGTGAGGATGGACCGCCTGCGCCGCGGGACGGGGCTCGCGGGGGACGGCGTGGATGGCGATCCAAGGCGAGCGAGCGCGGAGCTGGGCCGGCTCGGAGTGGAGGCCATCGTGGCTCGTACGGTCAGTGCGGTCAAGACCGCGATCGCACGTCCATAG
- a CDS encoding YncE family protein has product MPPVVDPSNLYSETRAEKMSPVAAVAPARVYVPNLKSNEVYVIDPATLKVVDRFRVGINPQHVVPSYDLKTLWVTNNAEGRTDGSLTPIDPMTGKPGRAIPVDDPYNMYFTPDGRSAVVVAEALKRLDFRDPQTMTLQSSLSVPQCAGINHADFSMDGRFAIFTCEFQGSLAKVDMAHRKVLGYLKLSRGGMPQDIRVSPDGKVFFVADMRADGIFVIDGETFKEIDFIKTGKGTHGLYPSRDGTKLYVSNRGSNHVHGPPRGKGSVSVVDFATRRIEANWPIPGGGSPDMGNVSTDGKQLWLSGRYDDVVYVFDTATGKVTKIPVGKEPHGLTVWPQPGRYSLGHTGNMR; this is encoded by the coding sequence ATGCCCCCCGTGGTGGACCCGAGCAATCTCTACAGCGAGACACGCGCGGAAAAGATGAGCCCCGTGGCGGCCGTAGCCCCGGCGCGCGTCTACGTTCCCAACCTGAAATCGAATGAGGTGTACGTGATCGACCCCGCCACCCTCAAGGTGGTGGACAGGTTCCGCGTCGGCATCAATCCCCAGCACGTCGTCCCCTCGTACGATCTCAAGACGCTCTGGGTGACCAACAACGCGGAGGGCCGCACGGACGGAAGCCTGACCCCGATCGACCCCATGACGGGCAAGCCGGGCCGGGCCATTCCCGTCGATGATCCCTACAACATGTACTTCACCCCCGACGGCCGCTCGGCCGTGGTGGTGGCCGAGGCGCTGAAGCGGCTCGATTTTCGCGATCCCCAGACCATGACGCTCCAGAGCTCGCTCTCGGTGCCGCAATGCGCGGGGATCAATCATGCCGACTTTTCCATGGACGGGCGCTTCGCCATCTTCACCTGCGAGTTCCAGGGCAGCCTGGCCAAGGTCGACATGGCCCACCGCAAGGTGCTGGGATATCTCAAGCTGTCCCGGGGCGGCATGCCCCAGGACATCCGCGTGTCCCCCGACGGCAAGGTCTTCTTCGTGGCCGACATGCGGGCCGACGGGATCTTCGTGATCGACGGCGAGACCTTCAAGGAGATCGATTTCATCAAGACCGGAAAGGGCACGCACGGCCTCTACCCGAGCCGGGACGGGACCAAGCTCTACGTGTCCAACCGCGGCTCGAATCACGTGCATGGGCCGCCCCGCGGCAAGGGCAGCGTCTCCGTGGTCGACTTCGCCACGCGCCGGATCGAGGCGAACTGGCCCATTCCGGGGGGCGGGAGCCCCGACATGGGGAACGTGAGCACCGACGGGAAGCAGCTCTGGCTCTCCGGGCGGTATGACGACGTCGTCTACGTCTTCGACACCGCGACCGGCAAGGTGACCAAGATCCCCGTGGGCAAGGAGCCTCACGGCCTCACGGTCTGGCCCCAGCCCGGCCGCTACTCCCTCGGCCACACCGGCAACATGCGCTGA